One Nicotiana sylvestris chromosome 12, ASM39365v2, whole genome shotgun sequence genomic window carries:
- the LOC138883539 gene encoding uncharacterized protein, whose amino-acid sequence MGDKVRWPKEMRSNPNKRNLDFWCEFHHDHSHKTADCRLLQGEVEHLLKQGYLSELFSEKEKQTYMKNRQEPPKPPSPKRTVNVISGGEEINGVTVARKVSKITVTHGKRVRQVLEEDNIIFDDADADGVLTPHNDALVISLLVHNTNVKRVLIDPGEITLTTFAEGVVKDTKFQVVEMDMAYNMILGRPWIHEMEVVPSTLHQVIKFPSRCGIWQIRGDQQASRSIIS is encoded by the exons ATGGGAGACAAGGTACGctggccaaaagaaatgagatcaaacccGAACAAGCGAAATCTTGATTTTTGGTGCGAGTTTCACCACGATCATAGTCACAAGACGGCGGATTGTAGATTGCTGCAAGGTGAAGTAGAACATTTATTGAAACAAGGATATTTAAGTGAATTATTTAGTGAAAAGGAAAAGCAGACATATATGAAAAATAGACAGGAGCCTCCAAAACCCCCTTCACCAAAAAGGACGGTTAATGTCATAAGTGGAGGAGAAGAGATCAATGGCGTAACAGTAGCGAGGAAGGTGTCAAAAATAACAGTTACACACGGGAAGCGAGTTCGACAGGTTTTGGAAGAAGATAATATTATATTTGATGATGCAGACGCAGATGGCGTTCTAACcccacataatgatgcactggtaatatctttacttgtacataatactaatgtgaaacgcgttttgattgatccag GCGAGataacactcaccacattcgctGAAGGAGTAGTCAAAGACACTAAATTTCAAGTGGTAGAAATGGATATGGCTTATAACATGATTCTTGGTAGACCATGGATTCATGAGATGGAAGTTGTTCCATCGActttgcatcaagttattaaattcccttCACGATGTGGAATATGGCAAATCCGTGGTGACCAGCAAGCGTCTAGGAGCATTATTTCGTAG